In Atopobium sp. oral taxon 416, the genomic stretch CCGCTCGATGATGTCGTAGCCTTTGCGGTCGAGGAACGTTTCGATTGCCTTCGTGGCTTTCTCGTAGACCGTTGCTTCCATGATGTGACCTCCTAGTCTCCCGGCACGCCCCTGCGGCGAGCCTTGTGGCTCGCGGGGCGGCGGGGTTCCCGGAGCGCGCAAGGGGGAAAGCGAAACCCGCAAGGGCCCGAGTGTTCGCGTCGCCATCATGGGAACCGCGACGCGGAAAGTTTTCGCGGCCCTTTCGCGCGCAGGGGTTCCCGCCGACGCTGCGGAAGTCCAAGGAGAAGCCCAGGGCGCCGCCGGTGTCGAGCCCGTAGTGGGTGGCCGCCACGAACGCCACCGACTAGGCCTGCACCTCGCGGGTGGCGCGGTCGGGCAGGTCCTCAGGCGGAGTGACCCCGTCGAAGCCGGGTGAGCCCTGTCAATATAATGGACAGAGGAATCTCAGATTTTTTATGCGGTCTGCATCACCTTTGGATCGTACGCAAGGCCTCTCTCGAGGCGCTCGAAGAACTCCTGCATAACCTCTGCGGGCACGCGATCTTCTATGGACTTATGCGGGCGGAAGCGGTTGTAGTACGACTCGATTAAACTCGTGTGCCTTGTGCTTGGTCGTGGATGCGTCTAAGAGGCGCTTATGGTAGTACCATTCGTTTTTGAGCGTGGCGAAAAACGATTCGGCGACCGCATTGTCGTGGCAGCTTCCGGTTCTTCCCACGGAGAGCCTCACGTCGGGTACGGCTGAGCAGGCGGCCAGCTTTGAGCTTATGTACTGGCTGCCTGGGCTGCTTAGAATATGGCCCCTCCGGCCACGTATCCGCACGAATATGCCATCTTCAGGGCAAGGACGACAAGCCCTGCCCTCATGTTGTCCTGTATGCTTCAGCCCACCACCATATGTGTGCACAGATCGTGTGCGACGGTAAGATATATAAAGCCTGCCGTGGTCCTGCGATAGGTTGTATCGCCCACGAGCTTGGCTGTCGGAACGGGACACGAAAAGTCGCGCCGGGTGAGGGCAGGGCGCTCGGGGGTATCAGGTGCGGGCAGTATCGTTCTCTTGGAGGCATTGGATCAGATGCCGCAGATCCCCCAGCTTAGCCATGCACCTGCGCACGCGGTAGCGGGTCGTGCCTGTAAATTTTGCGTAACTTTGGATCTCCTGTGAGCTTGGTCCAGACCTTGCAAAAGCTAAAGCACCTGTCGCTTTCCTCCCATATCTAGAGGATGGCTTCCTTGATAGGACCCCATAGGTCCTCACCGCCTTTGGCCTTGAGCCATCTGTAGAAGTGAGCCCTGCTCACCTCCAGTACGCGCGCCATCATCGAGACGCTGTAGGTTGCCCTCTTCTCCAGCATGAGCTAAAACCTGTCCTTCAACAGAGGCTTCCGGCGAAGAAGGCTGCCTCTTTTTTAGGAACTTATTCTCGCTTCCGAGCTCGTGTATGCGCCTGTTCACTGCGTCGAGCTGCTTGTGATCGTCGGTCCTTTCCTGGGTCACCCTTTTGGTCTTTGAGTGCTTGATGATCCAGTCGTTTAAGGTCTTGTCGTTGGCCTCAAGCTTCGCGGTGCATTCTCTGATGCTCTTCTTCGGATCGACCTCACGTGCCTTCCTGTAGTAGTCGACAGCCTCGAGGCAATACTTCTTCAGTGTAGTGTTTGGGTGTCCCCGGCTTCGTGCGGGACTTTGCCTTCTCTATCTCGCTTGCGCTTAGCGACATCTCATCTCTTCAATCTGCTGGTGTTGGTGGGTGGGTATCTGGACAGAGCATATCTGTTGCCAGTCCCTGAATCCCACTGTCCACCAAAAGATTACAGCTCACAGTGTGGGCCATGCTCGCGGAGGCGGAGAGGCGGGAGGCCGGCCATGCGAGTGCTTAGGGCGCTTCTCAAGGCGATCCGGCTCATAGCGAAGGCGGCCTTCAGGTTCATGTAGCCGTGGCAGACAGGCAATGCTCTGGCTATTCTGCCAAATAGTGTCAATTGTATTACCCATATGCTATATTTTTGACATGGCGAAGATCGACGACATATACGGAGCGGTAGACGACTACGGACTCGTGACCTCGGCGGAGGCGAGGGAGCTAGGCGTGGGCAACCAGGAGCTCGTGCAGATGGCGCACCGCGGCAAGCTGGTCCGCGTGGCGCGCGGGGTCTACCGTATGCCGGTCTGGCCCTACCAGGAGCAGGCGCCCTACGCCGTGGCAGTCAAGGCGGCCGGGGAAGGCGCCTACCTGTTCGGCGAGTCCGTGGTGGCGCTCCTCGGCCTCGCGCCGACCGACCCGCGTCGCATGTGGGTGGCGACGCCGGGGCGCGTGCGCCGGCAGATCGGCGGCACGACCCTCGTCGCGCGGGGGGACGCCGACGCCGTCGTCCCCTACGAGGGCATCTCCTGCCAAGACGCGGCTGCCGCCATAGTCAGCGCCGCGGCGACGATGGGGCCGGCACGTGCGCTCGAGGCCGCGCGCAACGCCGCCCGACAGGGATACATCACCGAGGAGCAGGAAGACGAGATAGGAAGAGAGTTGGCGGCAGATGCCCAGAAGACCGAATAGCATGCGTCACCTCGACGGCGCGATACGGAGGATCGCCGGGGGCTCCGCGGATGGCTACATTCGCCTGCGCACGTCCATGGCGAACGCGATCGTCGCCCAGATGCTGCCCGACGGTGTCGTGAAGGGCGGGAGCGCCATGAGGATGCGGCTCGGGGCCGGGAACGCGCGCTACACCACAGACCTCGACACCGCCACTGCGACCGACCCGAAGCTCTACGCGGAGAAGCTCGCGAGGTCGCTCACTGCCGGATGGGAGGGCTTCACGGGGCGCGTCGTCGAGCGTGAGCCCGCCGCCCCGAGGGACGTTCCGCCCGAGTACGTGATGCGCCCCTTCGACGTCAAGCTCTCCTACCTGGGAAAGCCCTGGTGCACCGTTCCGCTCGAGGTGGGCTTTGACGAGATCGGCGACGCCGACAGCGCCGACTGGGCGGACCAGGCCGACATCGCCGGCGCTTTCGAGGAGCTCGGCTTCCCCGCTCCGGGGCGCGTGCCGCTCATGACGGTTCCCTACCAGATCGCCCAGAAGCTGCATGGGCTCACCGGGAGCGGGGACCGCGTGCGCGACCTCATCGACCTGCAGCTCCTGGTCGCGGCAACCGATCCGGACCTCGCGGAGGCGAGGAAGGTCTGCGAACGGCTCTTCGCCTATCGGAAGCTGCAGGAATGGCCGCCCAGGGCAGTGGCCCGCGAGGGGTGGAGCGCGCTTTACGACAGCCAGGCGGAGGGCCTTCCCGTCATCACCGGCCTTGATGATGCGATCGAGTGGGCCAACGGGCTCATCGCGCGAATCGAGGCGGCCGGCTAGAGCTGCAGCCGGGACGGTGCCCGATGTGGCGCGGCCACAACGGACGGGGCAACCTCTCCAAGGGTTAAGGCGCTGCGGAAAAGAGCCACGATGGCGGACTCTGAGCACCCTAGGGAAACGATGATTAATTCGCCTCGATGAGGTAACTGGGGCTGCACGCTGTATGACATCGGCTCAAAATGTCTCGAACCACGCAGCTCCCATACCCACATAGATGCCTATCTGTCTTCTGGATATGGTATAGCTACATCCACACATTCCAGCATATCCAAAAGGCAGATATGAGCAGCCAGATGAGCTTTTAGGACCTTAAATCCTAAGGTCTAAGGAAAAAGACCCGGCGAGAGGCACACCTGGAGCGGATGGATGCAATCGTTGTGTGGGATAGCTGGATTGCACTGGTAGATACCAGCTACCACTGACAGGCTCCTGTCAGGCATGTGCGCACTGCAAAGACAAAGCTTTAGGATGTATCCTGCTTTAGGTTATGTTTGCTCTCTTAAGACGAGGGAATCTAAAGATGCTATCCTGGATTGCCACTCCTGGCAGCGCTTCTGTGCACGCAGACCTCATGCAGGCGCAGGTGCCAGATGCGACGACACTTGCGAAGATGCACCATAGCCTTAAAGCGAGAGGAGTTCGGCAAGGCTATGCTTCACGATCTGAACTTAGAAGCTTGAAAAGGCAGGGATCACGGTGCGGGGTGGCTCCATAGTGGATGCGACCTTCATCTGGGCCTTAAAGCTCCACGAAGAACAAAGACCACGCACGCGACCCTCAAAGCGCACCAGTCCAAGAAAGGGAGAGCCTGGCGTATCGGATACAAGGCGCATATCGGCGTGGATGCCGCAGGCGGCCTTGTGCATAGTGTGGAGACGATCACTTAGAATGTATCTGACATATCCTGTGGCACATGCACTCGTAAGGGAAGATGACAGGTTCTGCTGCGCAGACTTTAGGCTATATAGGTATAGCGAAGCGCCCTTAAGGACGCATAAAGACCCACACCTCTCATCTATGCGCTAAAGCGTTGCAAGGAAGCCTTCGACCATAGAAGGTCTTGCCTGTGCGCTTTCAGCCGAAAAAAGCATCGAGTCCAGGAAGGCATCCGACCGCTTAAAGGTAGAAGCACCCTTCCTCATCGTGAAGCGGCGCTTCTGCCCCTTAAGGAAGCGCTACAGGAGGATAGAGAAGATGCCTGCACACTCAAGTCTTTCTCGCCCTTGCAAACCTTACCCATGTATCTTTTGTCGGCAGGCTGTACCTCCCGGCTCCCAGCGTCGCTTGATCCGTCTTGGAGCCTTCTTGCGGTGCATGGGACAGGACAAATGTAAGGATAGCGGCTTCTGCACGTGCTGGATGAGTATCTTTCCCTGCCTTTCCTGCATGCCGGCCTAGAAAAGTCGTGTGGTCGGTCCCCTCTGACACGTTATGGGGCATTAATCATCGTTTCCCTAGATGGCGGCATCCCTACCCACCAGTTACTGCAGTGCATCTAAAAGCATTCAATAGAAGGCTGAAAAATGCAACGTATTTAATGTAGGAGAGCTGGGGGGCCTTCCTGCTCGGGCTGCGCGAGCGTGGTCTCTCGGGCGTATGCATGGCGCCGGCGACAAGGCCGCGGGCATGCTCGACGCCATCCAGGAGGTCTCCCTACACGCGATGTAGCAGTGCTGCACGCTCCACTTCTACCGCAACGTGCTCGACGGCGAACAGCAGGAGGAAGGTAGCAGCCGCCTTGCTCAGGGCGTCCAAGCTCGAGTCCGCCACCGGGGTGATCGAGTCCGGCGTCGAGGAGACGCTGAGCTGCGCGCTCTTCCCGCCGGAGCACTGGCGGAGGATACGCACCAACAACGGCATAGAGCGGCTGAGCCGGCAGATAAAGCGCAGGACGCACGCCGCGATGATGCTGGCAGCGGGGAGGTGCAAGTACGTGGCCGAGGGCGGCTGGGGCCCCAGGCGCTACCTCGACACCGACCTGCTGAACGGATGGGATAACAGGGAGGTGCTCAAGAAGCAGCAGGGCTAGCTTCAACTACCGGGACGGGACCCTGGCTGGAGAAAGTGCGAAAGACTATTGACGGAACCCTGCCGAGCACAGCTATGCAAATTGGGCTTGAACTTATTAAATATTTCATTCTTATCGTTATTGTACGTATTATTGCTGTACATGTACGTATTGTTGCTGTACAATTTAGCTGTTAAACGAAAGGAGACCAGCTATATGAAGTTAAGGGCTAGACCGTAGGTTTTCCGAACATTCGATTTGTTGACATGTTGTAGCTTGAGAACCGAATATCGAATGCTTTCGGGCATGGCGAGGCCGCCGCCAGGGATGCGCTTCGCGCGGATCACCTTATTTTCTCTCGGGGTCGTACGGGGCCTGGTCCCGCATCACCGCGAACACGATATGGCACAGCTTCCTCGCAACGGCGGTGACGGCCACGCGCTACGGCTTGCCCTCGGCCCTCTTCTTGTCGTAGAAGGCGCGCAGCCCCGGGTCGTACTGCCTGGCGCGGTTGGCCGCAAGCCATAGCGCGCGCCGGAGGTACGGCGATCCGTGCTTGGTGATCGGCCCGCCGCCGCTGTCGAGCTTACCCGACTGGCTCACCTGCGAGTTTAGCCCGGCGTAGCTCACCAGTGCAGACGCGTTGCGAAACCTCGACACGTCGTCTATCTCGGAGACGATCTGAGCGCCCGTGACGTAGGACACCCCGGATATCGTGAGCACCAGCGGCTCTACCTTGTCGAGCAGGGCCTGCAGCCTCGCCTCGACCTTGGCGCACTCAGAGTCGGCGAACTTGATCTGCCTGACCAGGGACTTTATCTGAAACGAGGCGGCCTGCTGGCCGAGCCTCACGCCGATCGAGGACTTGGCCGCGGCTTTGATCTCCGCCGCGTATTCGGCTGACTTGCCGGGGCGCCTGGATGCCTTGGCGATGTTGCGCGCGAGCGAGCAGGCGCACCTGCGTGCCAGCTCGAAGGGCAGCGGCGACTCGCAGAGCACCTCGCGGCTGCCCGCCCCGAACATGTCGAAGAATATACCCGCGTATTCCGGGAAATGGGCGTCCATCAAGCATATGCACTGGGTCTTGAGCTCGGCGAGCATGCCTCGCAGCGACCTCAGCGACGCCACCTCGTCGGTGGCGAGCCTGGTCTCGTCGTACTGGCCTTATGCGCAGTGTCTCGGCTATGAGCCCGGCGTCGATGCGGTCGTTCTTGACCTTGTCGAGCCCCTTGAGCGTGCGCACCGCCTTGACCTGCATGGGGTTTATCACGGCGACGGAATAGCTCCGCGCGACCAAAAACGAGTAGCAGATCATCCAGTAGTGACCCGTGGTCTCCATGCCAACGACTCCGCCAGGCCCTCGAGCCAGGCGACCGCCCTCTCGAGCCCAGCCTCGGTGTTCTTGGACGCCATCGGACGGCAGGCTTTCGCCCCGTGCTCATCGATCGCCCCTATGAGGTGGTCCGCCTTGGCGATGTCCACACCCGTGTAGATCATCTCAGGCTCCCTTCTGCGATGCGGCGGGGCCTGCCCGAGCGCCCAGGGCCGCAACCTCCCAGAAGAGATCCGAGGTGACCGATCGCCCCTCATCCAGCTAATCCGCGGCCTTGCCCGAACGGGGCAGGATGCCATTCTCCTTTGTAAGGTCGCACCCGGCACCTCAGGCGAGATGGCGGCATCCCTGCCCACCAGAGTCTGCATTGCACCTGAAAGCATTCGATATTCGGCTCCCAAATGCAACAACTACAAGATAGGAGGACATGATGGCAACCAAGGCGCATGAGGTAGATGCCTCTATGGATGATAAATCGGCACGTTTGGACTTTCGCCTATCGGCAAAAAAGCGTTCGCTCTATGTGAGGGCAGCTGCGCTTAAGGGGCTCAGCCTAACTGGCTGGGCATTGAATAATCTCGATGAATGTGCACAGCGTGACATCAGGTCTGAAACAGAGACAGTGCTATCTGCGCAGCAGTTCGACGAATTCGCCGCAGCACTCGAGCAGCCAATGCCTGAAGCGATGCTAAAGTTGCTCGCTGTAAAGCCGGAGTGGGCATGAGATTCACAAAACCTCGAAGGCTTGAGGACGGCGAAACACTAGATGACTTCTGCAGCGGAGTCGAAGTTGTCGACGATTGGGCTAGAAACCGAGCTCCTTACGCTAAAAAGCGCGGGTCTGCAATTGTATATGTCTCCTTCGCTGCTACAGAAGAAAAGTCCGTTGCAGGTTTCTACTCGTTGACCTCCCATTCGATTACAAGGAGTAGTGTTGACGGCGGCTGGCTGAAACGCAATGCACCTTCATCCATTCCCGTATTTCTTTTAGGAATGCTTGGCGTTAATCAGCAGTACCAAGGGACCGGGCTGGGATCTATGCTCCTGCGCGATGCGGTAGTTCGTTCCCTTTCGGCTGCTGGTACGGTTGGTGCAAAAGCACTCGTTGTCGATCCAGCGGATGAGGGTGTACAGGGCTTCTATCTGCACTATGGATTCCTAGAGATACCAGGCATGGATACGATGTATATTCCGCTTAAACTTCCTGAGTAGCGATGAATGTGGTAACCGTTCTGGTCAGCTAGATATATTTGTTCGGTTTCCGAACAGGCCTGCCGAGTATTTACTGCTGAGCAGGCCTGCTATTGATTGACACGGCAGATTGTCAAGCTGAGTGCACCATCTCCCTAAAGACCTCGTTGGCTGTCCTATAGCCTAATACCTTTCTTGGCCTGTCACAGATCAGATCGAAGACATGTTGCACCTCCTTATGTGAGACCCAGAAAAAATCGCTACACCCTTAGGGGAAGAACTCACAGATGAGGACATCGGTGTTCTTAACTATTGGCTTCTGCCACAGGCGCTGTGGCTCGCAGAAGCAAAACTGTACACTTCCCAAGGCTTTTGCGACCTTAGCCCTGCCGGGAGAGCTGCTTGGCGCAACCAGGTGTCATCGTCTTGAGCGGGGACCTCTCAAGGATGCTGAGCTGGGTAGCGCACACGCCCTTGCTGCCCACGAGCAGCCACAAGGAGTGCTCGGGCAGGACCCTACAGGCACGCAGAGGTTGGCCCCACGACAGTGTCGTTTGCCCACTTACCCAGACAGAAGCGCTTAGAAGGCCTCCCTTAGCCTTTCTAAGAGCTTCTGGGAGACCTAATCTTACCCCTCTTTTTTGTGGGCGCTTCCCCTTCCTGTGCAGATAGCACCTGGCCCGCTCGTTTGGTCGGGTGCAGGGAGAGTCCAGGGCGCCAAAGTCGCGCACGGAAGATGGCCGCAAAGCTCACGATGCAAGATCCTGCGTTTCCAAGGTGCACCCTGCCCACCACCTGCTCGGGTGACCAATGCTCATCTACGATGAAGCGGCCCCACCTGCACAGCTTGTCCGGGGTCGGACAGCCTCTTGTGCGCCCTGCAGGCATCGCGATGCGCACTTGTCCTCCTTTAGGGAAACGATGATTAATGCCCCATAACGTGTCAGAGGGGACCGACCACACGACTTTTCTAGGCCGGAATGCGGGAAAGGCAGGGAAGGATGCTCATCCAGCACGTGCAGGAGCCGCTATCCTGACCATCTGTCCTGCCCCATGCACCGCAATAAGGCTCCAAGACGGATCAAGCGACGCTGGGAGCCGGAAGGTGCAGCCTGCCGGCAAAAGATGCACATGGGTAAGGTTTGCAAGGGCGAGAAAGACTCGAGTGTGCGGGTATCTTCTCTATCCCCTGTAGCGCTTCCTTAAGGGGTCGAAGCGCCGCTTCACGATAAAGAAGGGATGCTTCTGCCTTTGAGCGGCCGGATGCCTTCCTGGACTCAATGCCTTTTTCGGAGAAGAGCGCACAGGCAAGGCCCTCTCTAGTCGAAGGCTTTCTTAGCAACGCTTTAGCGCATAGATGAGAGGTGTGGGTCTTTATGTGTCCTTAAGGGCGCTTCGCTATACCTATATAGCCTAAAGTCTGCATAGCAGAACCTGTCATCTTCCCTTACGAGTGCGTGTGCCACAGGATATGTCGGATACATTCTAAGCGCTTGGTCTCCACACCATGCACAAGGCCACCTGCGGCATCCACGCCGATATGCGCCTTGTATCCGATACGCCACTCCTTCCCTTTCTTGGACTGGTGCGCTTTAAGGGTTACGCGCATGGTCCTTGTTCTTCGTTAAGCTTTAGGGCCCAGGTGAAGGTCGCATCCACCATGGAGCCGCCTCGCACCGTGATCCCTGCCTTTTCAAGCTTTTAAGTCCAGGCGCAAAGCACAAGCCTTGCCGAACTCCTCTCGCTTTAAGGCTATGGCGCATCTTCGCAAGTGTCGTTGCATCTGGCACCTGCGCCTGCATGAGGTCTGCGTGCACAGAAGCGCTGCCAGGAGTGGCAATCCAGGATAGCATCTTTAGATTCCCTCGTCTTGAGAGCCCAAACATGACCTAAAGCAGGATACATCCTAAAGCTTTGTCTTTGCAGTGCGCACATGCCTGACCAGAGCCTGTCAGTGGTAGCTGGTATCTACCAGAACAATCCAGCTGTCCCACACAACGATTGCATCCATTTGCTCCAGGTGTGCCTCTCGCCTGATCTTTCTCTTCAGACCTTAGGATTTAAGGTCCTAAAAGCTCATCTATCTGTCCATATCTTCCTTTTGGATATGCTGGAATACGTGGATGTAGCTATACCATATCCAGAAGACAGATAGGCATCTATGTGGGTATGGGAACTGTATGGTTCGAGACATTTTGAGCCGATGTCATACAGCGTGTGGCTCCACTGGCCTCATCGAGGCGAATTGATCATCGTTTCCCTAGATCGCCCACTCGACGCGCTTGTAGCTGGCAAGGAAGGTAGAGATCCCCACCTGACCTCTCACCTTCCCGCTAGTGTCTCATGCACTCTTCCTTCGTGAACTTGCTATCGATCATATACAAAACCCCTATCTCCTTGAAAGCCCGTTGCCATGTGATCAAAAAATTTCTCCCTCAATATGCGAGATTTAGCTTGCGTTTTCGGGGGGGGGGGGGGGGTAGACTCAGGGCATCTCAACAAGGAAATGTGCATTCGCAATATACGCAAATAGGAACAGCAACTCGCTGAGTTTGGGCTGGCGGCATCTAGGCAGAAATGGGTCACCATGAGTAGCAGGCAGAAACAAACGAGACATCATGTATGGTTCAGGTTCGTTTTGCTTATGGCGATGGTGCTGCTCGTATGCCAGGGCGTGGCAATCGCATCGGCCTCTGGCGTGTCGGAGGCGGCGGGTACGCGGGATGTTGCCGCTACACAAGGCGTCACTAGCGATGACGTTGCCGTATCTGAACAGCCTGTAAGGCATACGGTGCGCTTTGACGCCAACGCGGCAGATGGTGGATCCATGGAGGATGTCGTGGCCACGAGCGGGGGAGCTGGCAGTACATGGTCGCTCACCCTACCCGCATGCGGCTATACGCGCTCAGGCTACAAGTTTACGGGATGGTCCACAACGGCTGATGGCGTCGACGTGAAAGACGATGCAGCCACTGAGCAGAATGAGGCCATGCCTGCTATAGCCGTGCCCGACAAAGCAGTGCTCAACGGATGGAACTACAGCCTTCAGGAGAACGGGCAAGACACGACGGTGGCCCTTTCGGGTGCCGTCAAGGACGAGACCCTTACGCTGTATGCTCAATGGGAGCCTGAGGGTGAGAGTACAGATGCGTTCAACCCTACGGATCCAACGAACGATCAAGGTGCCGTCAAGGACGAGACCCCTACGCCGTATGCTCAGTGGGCACCTGAGGGTGAGAGTACAGGCGCGTTAAACCCTACGGATCCAAAGAACGATCAAGCGGGTAGTGCGTTTGGTGCGGGTATGGCGCCATTATCTGCCAGAAGGTTCGTCTCGTCTCCCAATGCCCTTGGGTCAGATGCGGGTTCCCATTTCCACGCCACTATCACGGCGGGCAAGACCTCCTATTCCGCTGGCTCGACGGCAATCGTCTCGGTCAAGTATGACATCGACCCTAACTCGGTCCACGAGGACGACTACGTGACTGTGCGCATTCCGCAGGACATCGCGAAGAGCGCACGGATAAGCGTCTCGCCCCAGCACTTCAAGCAGGTGGTGGACAACGGTGACGGTACCTACAGGCTGGTGTTTGGCCCCAACGCCGAGGCCTCACTCACGGGATCGTTCTCGGCCTTCGTGACCACGGCCGATGTCGCCACGGAGACCTCAGACGATATCGAGGTGGGGGGCGATGCCCTGCGCATTACGGTCATCCCCACGGGCAGCGCCGGCGGGTCCTCAGGCACATACACCGATGCCATTATGAAAGACGCGATGGACAACGGAGGCAAGGTCCAGTACGGCGACTATGACTACTCGGAGGGGCGTGGCAATAAGGCTGCCCAGACAGGGGTCTATGACTCGACGAATGACCAGAGTCTCAAGTACCGCCTGTACGTGAATCAGAAGATGGCATGGATGCACGATGTCACCGTTGTGGACACTCTTCCTGACGGTATGACCTTCGACACCTCCCATGCCATTGAGGTTGTCTATAAGGACAACCAAGAGCCGGTCGACCCGAGTCAGTACTCAGTGTCTGCGGAAGGCAACAAGCTTACCTTCAGTCATCCGGGCTCCTTCTATCGCTCCATCCAGATCAACTACTGGGTTATCGCCAAGGGCGGCGAGAATGTTAAGTACACCAACCGTGCTGAAATCAACTACAAGGATACCAACAACAAGACCTACCAGGAGCACCGCAACTAT encodes the following:
- a CDS encoding integrase core domain-containing protein — encoded protein: MRLSVGRTGSCHDNAVAESFFATLKNEWYYHKRLLDASTTKHKAHEFNRVVLQPLPPA
- a CDS encoding type IV toxin-antitoxin system AbiEi family antitoxin domain-containing protein, with the protein product MAKIDDIYGAVDDYGLVTSAEARELGVGNQELVQMAHRGKLVRVARGVYRMPVWPYQEQAPYAVAVKAAGEGAYLFGESVVALLGLAPTDPRRMWVATPGRVRRQIGGTTLVARGDADAVVPYEGISCQDAAAAIVSAAATMGPARALEAARNAARQGYITEEQEDEIGRELAADAQKTE
- a CDS encoding nucleotidyl transferase AbiEii/AbiGii toxin family protein, whose amino-acid sequence is MANAIVAQMLPDGVVKGGSAMRMRLGAGNARYTTDLDTATATDPKLYAEKLARSLTAGWEGFTGRVVEREPAAPRDVPPEYVMRPFDVKLSYLGKPWCTVPLEVGFDEIGDADSADWADQADIAGAFEELGFPAPGRVPLMTVPYQIAQKLHGLTGSGDRVRDLIDLQLLVAATDPDLAEARKVCERLFAYRKLQEWPPRAVAREGWSALYDSQAEGLPVITGLDDAIEWANGLIARIEAAG
- a CDS encoding transposase; amino-acid sequence: MLRASKLESATGVIESGVEETLSCALFPPEHWRRIRTNNGIERLSRQIKRRTHAAMMLAAGRCKYVAEGGWGPRRYLDTDLLNGWDNREVLKKQQG
- a CDS encoding transposase, coding for MLAELKTQCICLMDAHFPEYAGIFFDMFGAGSREVLCESPLPFELARRCACSLARNIAKASRRPGKSAEYAAEIKAAAKSSIGVRLGQQAASFQIKSLVRQIKFADSECAKVEARLQALLDKVEPLVLTISGVSYVTGAQIVSEIDDVSRFRNASALVSYAGLNSQVSQSGKLDSGGGPITKHGSPYLRRALWLAANRARQYDPGLRAFYDKKRAEGKP
- a CDS encoding DUF1778 domain-containing protein, which gives rise to MMATKAHEVDASMDDKSARLDFRLSAKKRSLYVRAAALKGLSLTGWALNNLDECAQRDIRSETETVLSAQQFDEFAAALEQPMPEAMLKLLAVKPEWA
- a CDS encoding GNAT family N-acetyltransferase; translation: MRFTKPRRLEDGETLDDFCSGVEVVDDWARNRAPYAKKRGSAIVYVSFAATEEKSVAGFYSLTSHSITRSSVDGGWLKRNAPSSIPVFLLGMLGVNQQYQGTGLGSMLLRDAVVRSLSAAGTVGAKALVVDPADEGVQGFYLHYGFLEIPGMDTMYIPLKLPE